A genomic stretch from Cloacibacterium caeni includes:
- the mfd gene encoding transcription-repair coupling factor: protein MLKNISQTLIPEFLRKNFGKEIFENLDQSQHISVKGFAGSVPSILVAELFLTQKKDVLFIIDDKESSNYITSELEEMIGEENVLYFPETHLEPYQVEKTQNANIVLRTEVLNRLNFDKKKKIIVATASSLSEKVLKKEDFKAISHTIKVGDQLDFDFTEELLNQFNFNYTDFVSEPGEFSVRGGIVDVFSYAYEKPFRITFFGNEVESIKEFDIETQLSTGKVSEFELVSNMNFAVSGSKVSLLDLLPKDSFIVTKNAYLTVKKLKDFYEKAERKFETLSKEIKHQKPEILFVSDDVFLRDLEKFKSIDFSSVILNEAKRNEESLKNKIDSSASLRSAQNDKTKTINLNQTSQPTFHKNFELLAEDLKEKKEEGYETWISFSGEKQKERLENIFEELNHDLPFKSFKSELHEGFVDYELKVSVYTDHQIFDRYQRYKAKNSFAKSEQLTLKDLMSLKVGDYITHIDHGIGKFMGLVKVTNDGKTQECFKLTYKNNDLLYVSIHSLHKISKYNGPDGREIVLNKLGSPTWKTLKQKTKAKVKQIAFDLIKLYAQRKTAKGFSFSPDSYLQNELEASFIYEDTPDQEKATNDVKMDMENDGVMDRLICGDVGFGKTEVAIRAAFKAATDGKQVAVLVPTTILAFQHYRSFKERLKDFPVNISYLNRFRSAKQKNETKEGLKNGKIDIVIGTHQLVGKDIVFKDLGLLIIDEEHKFGVNVKDKLKTLKANIDTLTLTATPIPRTLQFSLMAARDLSVIKTPPPNRQPVDTQIIGFNEEILRDAISYEIQRDGQVYFINNRIENLKDIAGLIQRLVPDARVITGHGQMDGKELEARILDFMEGKYDVLVSTTIVESGVDVPNANTIFINDAQKFGMADLHQMRGRVGRSNRKAFCYLITPPFDMMTSDARKRLEAIEQFSDLGSGFQIAMKDLEIRGAGDLLGAEQSGFINEMGFETYQKLMQEALEELQNEDDFQDLFENEEDRKKLFKSNKEVNIDTDFELMLPDSYVNSTEERLSLYQKLAEIPTKEELQKFENELVDRFGNLPKEAVNLLKSVELKWLAAEIGFDRIVMKNGIFLGYFPDNPQDKFYQSEKFRNIIAYLSQNSREAQLKEKSGKEGNQLMMRKDGVKNVDEVNVLLTKILS from the coding sequence ATGCTGAAAAATATTAGTCAAACGCTTATTCCTGAGTTTTTAAGAAAGAATTTTGGAAAAGAAATTTTTGAGAATTTAGACCAAAGCCAACATATTTCTGTGAAGGGTTTTGCTGGTTCTGTTCCGTCTATTTTGGTGGCAGAATTATTTCTTACACAGAAAAAAGATGTTCTTTTTATCATTGACGATAAAGAATCTTCTAATTATATCACTTCGGAATTAGAGGAAATGATAGGCGAAGAAAACGTTTTGTATTTTCCTGAAACGCATTTAGAACCTTATCAAGTCGAGAAGACCCAAAATGCAAACATCGTTTTACGAACCGAAGTTCTCAATCGTTTGAATTTTGATAAAAAGAAAAAAATTATCGTTGCCACCGCTTCTTCGCTTTCAGAAAAAGTTTTGAAAAAGGAAGATTTCAAAGCGATTTCTCACACGATAAAAGTTGGCGACCAACTGGATTTTGATTTTACTGAAGAATTGTTGAATCAGTTCAATTTTAATTATACCGATTTCGTTTCTGAACCTGGAGAATTTTCTGTGAGAGGCGGAATTGTTGACGTTTTTTCTTACGCTTACGAAAAACCTTTCAGAATTACTTTTTTCGGAAATGAAGTAGAAAGCATTAAGGAATTTGACATCGAAACTCAACTTTCCACAGGGAAAGTCAGCGAGTTTGAATTGGTTTCTAATATGAATTTTGCGGTTTCGGGAAGCAAAGTTTCTCTATTGGATTTATTGCCAAAAGATAGTTTTATTGTGACTAAAAATGCTTATCTCACGGTAAAAAAACTGAAAGATTTCTACGAGAAAGCAGAGCGAAAATTTGAAACGTTAAGCAAAGAAATCAAGCACCAAAAACCAGAAATTCTTTTCGTTTCTGATGATGTTTTTCTAAGAGATTTAGAAAAATTTAAAAGTATAGATTTTTCATCTGTCATTCTGAATGAAGCAAAGCGAAATGAAGAATCTCTTAAAAATAAAATAGATTCTTCGGCTTCACTTCGTTCCGCTCAGAATGACAAAACTAAAACGATAAATCTCAATCAAACTTCACAACCCACTTTCCACAAAAATTTTGAGCTTCTCGCCGAAGATTTAAAAGAAAAAAAAGAGGAAGGTTATGAAACTTGGATTTCTTTTTCAGGGGAAAAACAAAAGGAAAGGTTAGAAAATATTTTTGAGGAGCTAAATCACGATTTACCGTTTAAATCTTTCAAATCTGAGCTTCATGAAGGCTTTGTAGATTATGAACTGAAAGTTTCTGTGTATACAGACCATCAGATTTTTGACCGTTATCAAAGATATAAAGCCAAAAATTCTTTTGCCAAATCTGAGCAATTAACGCTGAAAGATTTAATGTCTTTGAAAGTGGGAGATTACATTACACATATCGACCACGGAATTGGAAAATTTATGGGATTGGTGAAAGTTACCAATGACGGAAAAACGCAGGAATGTTTCAAATTGACGTATAAAAACAACGATTTGCTCTACGTCTCCATCCATTCGCTTCATAAAATTTCAAAATATAACGGACCAGATGGAAGAGAAATCGTTCTCAATAAACTCGGTTCTCCAACTTGGAAAACTTTAAAGCAAAAAACCAAAGCAAAAGTTAAACAAATTGCATTTGACCTCATCAAATTATATGCTCAGAGAAAAACGGCAAAAGGGTTTTCGTTTTCGCCAGATTCTTATTTGCAGAACGAATTAGAGGCGAGTTTCATTTATGAAGACACTCCAGATCAAGAAAAAGCAACCAACGATGTGAAAATGGATATGGAAAATGATGGCGTAATGGACAGATTGATTTGTGGAGACGTTGGTTTCGGAAAAACGGAAGTGGCAATTAGAGCGGCGTTCAAAGCGGCAACTGATGGAAAACAAGTCGCGGTTTTGGTTCCTACTACGATTTTGGCATTTCAACATTACCGAAGTTTCAAGGAAAGATTGAAAGATTTTCCTGTAAATATTTCGTATTTGAATAGATTTCGTTCTGCAAAACAAAAAAATGAAACCAAAGAAGGACTCAAAAATGGTAAAATTGATATCGTCATCGGAACGCATCAATTGGTGGGAAAAGATATCGTTTTCAAAGATTTAGGATTATTGATTATTGACGAAGAACATAAATTCGGCGTAAATGTAAAAGATAAACTCAAAACGTTAAAAGCAAATATTGACACTTTGACTTTAACAGCAACGCCAATTCCAAGAACGCTTCAGTTTTCTTTGATGGCAGCAAGAGATTTATCGGTGATAAAAACACCACCGCCAAATCGACAACCAGTTGACACACAAATTATTGGATTTAATGAAGAAATTCTTCGAGATGCGATTTCTTACGAAATTCAAAGAGACGGACAGGTTTATTTCATCAATAATAGAATTGAAAATCTGAAAGATATTGCAGGATTAATTCAGCGTTTGGTTCCAGATGCGAGAGTCATTACAGGCCACGGACAAATGGACGGAAAAGAATTGGAAGCCAGAATTCTCGATTTTATGGAAGGAAAATATGATGTTTTGGTTTCTACCACGATTGTAGAATCTGGAGTAGATGTTCCGAATGCGAACACGATTTTTATAAATGATGCGCAGAAATTTGGGATGGCAGATTTGCACCAAATGCGTGGAAGAGTTGGGCGAAGCAACCGAAAAGCGTTTTGTTATCTCATTACGCCACCGTTTGATATGATGACTTCGGATGCCAGAAAACGTCTCGAAGCGATAGAGCAGTTTTCGGATTTAGGAAGCGGTTTCCAAATTGCGATGAAAGATTTAGAAATCAGAGGAGCTGGAGATTTACTGGGAGCAGAACAAAGTGGTTTTATCAATGAAATGGGCTTTGAAACCTATCAAAAATTAATGCAAGAAGCCTTGGAAGAATTGCAAAATGAAGATGACTTCCAAGATTTATTTGAAAATGAAGAAGACCGTAAGAAATTATTTAAATCAAATAAAGAAGTCAATATTGATACCGATTTTGAGTTGATGTTGCCAGATTCTTACGTGAATTCTACGGAAGAAAGACTTTCATTATACCAAAAATTAGCAGAAATCCCAACCAAAGAAGAGTTGCAGAAATTTGAAAATGAATTGGTTGATAGATTCGGGAATTTACCGAAAGAAGCCGTTAATTTATTAAAATCGGTAGAATTGAAATGGTTGGCTGCGGAAATTGGTTTTGACAGAATTGTAATGAAAAACGGAATTTTCCTCGGGTATTTTCCAGATAATCCGCAAGATAAATTCTATCAAAGTGAAAAATTCAGAAATATTATTGCTTATCTTAGTCAAAATTCTAGAGAAGCTCAACTCAAGGAAAAATCTGGTAAAGAAGGTAATCAACTCATGATGAGAAAAGATGGTGTGAAAAATGTAGATGAGGTAAATGTTCTATTGACCAAAATTTTAAGTTAG
- a CDS encoding GH3 auxin-responsive promoter family protein → MINFLKKSIAKIWAKNHVAKTKDFKNNAEVLQEKLLLDLVKKSEKTLFGLQHNFSEIKSVEDFQKNVKISDYEDLKPFVEKVKHGDKNILWPEKPEYFAKTSGTTSGTKYIPLTKEGMDYQVKAAQSALFHYIAQKNNADFVNGKMIFLQGSPELEDINDIKTGRLSGIVAHHIPKYLQKNRLPSYETNCIEDWETKVDKIVEETEKENMTLISGIPPWLIMYFEKLIERNGKKIKQLFPNLQLIVTGGVNYEPYREKMEELLGGKVDIIQTFPASEGFFAFQDNYEKEGLLLQSNHGIFYEFIPLEQYGRFDSAQQPLFERLTLKDVELNKDYALILTTNSGLWAYSIGDVVRFISKNPHRILVSGRTKHFTSAFGEHVIAFEVEEAMKATVEKFPAQITEFHLAPQVNPENGELPYHEWFIEFEKEPENLEDFLQNLDAEMRKRNTYYDDLIAGNILQVLKITKLQKNAFQEYAKSEGKLGGQNKIPRLANDRKIGEFLKNFKI, encoded by the coding sequence ATGATAAATTTCTTAAAGAAAAGCATCGCCAAAATTTGGGCGAAAAACCATGTTGCCAAAACAAAAGACTTCAAAAATAACGCCGAAGTTCTTCAGGAAAAATTGTTATTAGACTTGGTCAAAAAATCCGAAAAAACACTTTTCGGACTTCAGCATAACTTTTCGGAAATAAAATCGGTAGAAGATTTTCAAAAAAATGTGAAAATCTCTGACTACGAAGACCTAAAACCTTTTGTAGAAAAAGTAAAACACGGAGACAAAAATATTCTTTGGCCAGAAAAACCAGAATATTTCGCCAAAACTTCTGGAACCACTTCTGGAACGAAATATATTCCTTTGACCAAAGAAGGAATGGACTATCAGGTAAAAGCGGCGCAATCTGCACTTTTCCATTATATCGCTCAAAAAAACAATGCTGATTTTGTAAACGGAAAAATGATTTTCTTGCAAGGTTCACCAGAACTGGAAGATATTAACGATATAAAAACGGGCCGACTTTCTGGAATTGTTGCCCATCACATCCCAAAATATTTGCAAAAAAACAGATTGCCGAGCTACGAAACCAATTGCATAGAAGATTGGGAAACTAAAGTGGACAAAATTGTAGAAGAAACCGAAAAGGAGAACATGACGCTGATTTCGGGAATTCCACCTTGGTTAATTATGTATTTTGAAAAACTCATTGAAAGAAATGGCAAAAAAATAAAACAATTATTTCCGAATCTTCAACTCATTGTAACAGGCGGTGTAAACTACGAACCTTACCGTGAAAAAATGGAAGAATTATTGGGCGGAAAAGTAGATATTATCCAAACATTCCCTGCAAGTGAAGGATTTTTTGCTTTTCAAGATAATTATGAAAAAGAAGGACTTTTGCTACAATCGAACCACGGAATTTTCTATGAATTTATTCCGCTAGAACAATACGGACGCTTCGACTCCGCTCAGCAACCACTTTTTGAAAGATTGACGTTAAAAGATGTTGAACTCAATAAAGATTATGCGTTGATTTTGACGACAAATTCTGGACTTTGGGCTTATTCTATTGGTGATGTGGTACGTTTTATTTCTAAAAATCCACATAGAATTTTAGTTTCTGGAAGAACCAAACATTTCACCTCTGCTTTTGGCGAACACGTGATTGCTTTTGAAGTGGAAGAAGCAATGAAGGCAACAGTAGAGAAATTCCCAGCACAAATTACGGAGTTTCACCTCGCTCCACAGGTAAATCCCGAAAATGGAGAATTGCCTTATCACGAATGGTTTATAGAATTTGAAAAAGAGCCAGAAAATTTAGAAGATTTCCTTCAAAACCTTGATGCAGAAATGCGCAAAAGAAACACGTATTATGATGATTTAATCGCTGGAAATATTTTGCAAGTTTTGAAAATCACCAAATTGCAGAAAAACGCCTTTCAAGAATATGCAAAATCTGAAGGAAAACTAGGCGGACAAAATAAAATTCCGAGATTGGCAAATGACAGAAAGATTGGGGAGTTTTTAAAGAATTTTAAAATCTAG
- a CDS encoding type II toxin-antitoxin system RelE/ParE family toxin, translated as MKSGYKIFWTEHAASELEKTIQYLQTEFSDKEISKLLIKLEETLELISINPKIFPISDKKGIHKAILLKYNSIYYREINNSVEILSFFSNRQNPKKRKI; from the coding sequence ATGAAAAGTGGCTATAAAATTTTTTGGACAGAACATGCAGCCTCTGAATTAGAAAAAACCATTCAATATTTACAAACAGAATTTTCTGATAAAGAAATTTCAAAACTTTTAATAAAATTAGAAGAAACTTTAGAGCTAATTTCTATCAATCCTAAAATATTTCCCATTTCTGACAAAAAAGGAATTCACAAAGCAATCTTGCTTAAATACAATTCTATCTATTACAGAGAAATAAACAATTCTGTAGAAATTTTATCCTTCTTTTCTAACAGACAAAATCCTAAGAAAAGAAAAATCTAA
- a CDS encoding DMT family transporter, giving the protein MNWLILIIAGLFETAFAFCLGKAQETTGKENLYWWSGFAVCLFLSMFLMYKAIAGENGLPIGTAYAVWTGIGAVGSVLMGIFFFNEPATFWRIFFVSTLIISIVGLKFVSE; this is encoded by the coding sequence ATGAATTGGTTAATACTCATCATCGCAGGATTATTCGAAACTGCATTTGCGTTTTGTTTAGGAAAAGCACAAGAAACCACAGGCAAAGAAAACCTCTATTGGTGGTCTGGTTTTGCAGTTTGCCTTTTTCTTTCTATGTTTCTGATGTACAAAGCTATTGCTGGCGAAAACGGTTTGCCAATCGGAACAGCTTACGCAGTTTGGACAGGAATTGGAGCGGTAGGAAGCGTTTTGATGGGGATCTTTTTCTTTAACGAACCAGCCACTTTTTGGCGCATCTTTTTTGTGTCAACTTTAATTATTTCAATCGTAGGACTGAAGTTTGTAAGTGAGTAG
- a CDS encoding MFS transporter has translation MISLEPIKTLKNKEFRNLLTGRFFLILAFRMLATLLGWWVYQLTKDPFSIGLIGLSEVIPAVSTALYAGHVIDMNEKKRMLLLCTSGYFLLIALLLIPAFYASNLHFTGHEITYYIYGIIFFTGICRAFIGPIVPVMIPKIVGQEKLANAITLNQATFLTASVSGHAIGGFLIALITIKWTLVVILFLILLASLFFLQIKKQQSEYHKKELQVWASMKEGITYIYRTKEILGALCLDMFAVLFGGAVAMIPVFASDILKVGADGFGLLNAASDIGSMMIIVTLSFIPLRKNQGKILIGVVAGFGLCIIGFGLSKLYWLSFLFLMLSGIFDGISVVIRGTIVQLKTPDHIRGRVMSANSIFIMSSNEMGQFESGVAAKLLGVVKSVVFGGTMTVLIALFVGKFVPKLRKMEY, from the coding sequence ATGATTTCTCTTGAGCCCATTAAAACTCTAAAAAATAAAGAGTTCCGAAACCTACTTACCGGAAGATTTTTTCTAATTCTAGCGTTTAGAATGCTTGCAACGTTATTAGGATGGTGGGTTTATCAGCTCACCAAAGACCCTTTTTCTATTGGTTTGATAGGACTTTCGGAAGTTATTCCTGCAGTTTCTACAGCTTTGTACGCTGGTCATGTTATCGACATGAACGAGAAAAAAAGAATGCTTCTCTTATGTACTTCGGGATATTTTTTGCTCATTGCGTTGTTATTAATCCCTGCATTTTACGCATCTAATCTTCATTTTACAGGTCACGAAATCACGTATTACATCTACGGAATTATATTTTTCACAGGAATTTGTAGGGCTTTCATCGGCCCGATTGTTCCAGTAATGATTCCCAAAATTGTGGGACAAGAAAAATTAGCAAACGCCATTACCTTAAATCAAGCTACCTTTCTTACCGCATCAGTTTCGGGACACGCAATTGGCGGATTTCTCATCGCTTTAATTACTATAAAATGGACTCTTGTCGTTATTTTATTTTTAATTTTATTGGCATCCTTATTTTTCCTTCAAATCAAAAAACAACAGTCAGAATATCATAAAAAGGAGTTGCAAGTTTGGGCTTCTATGAAAGAAGGAATCACTTACATTTATAGAACGAAAGAAATTCTAGGAGCATTGTGTTTAGATATGTTTGCCGTACTTTTTGGCGGTGCTGTTGCCATGATTCCTGTTTTCGCAAGTGATATTTTAAAAGTTGGAGCTGATGGTTTCGGACTTCTCAACGCAGCATCAGATATTGGCTCAATGATGATTATTGTAACGCTTTCTTTCATTCCATTAAGAAAAAATCAGGGCAAAATTTTAATCGGTGTAGTAGCTGGATTTGGTTTGTGCATCATTGGTTTCGGCTTGTCAAAACTCTATTGGTTGTCTTTCTTATTCCTTATGTTGAGCGGAATTTTTGACGGAATTTCAGTCGTGATTAGAGGAACCATCGTACAGTTGAAAACTCCAGATCACATCAGAGGAAGAGTGATGAGTGCAAATTCAATCTTCATTATGTCTAGCAATGAAATGGGACAATTTGAAAGCGGTGTTGCTGCAAAACTTTTAGGCGTGGTAAAATCAGTCGTTTTTGGCGGAACCATGACCGTTCTCATTGCACTTTTTGTAGGGAAATTTGTTCCAAAATTGAGAAAAATGGAATATTAA
- a CDS encoding AbiH family protein — protein sequence MAKILITGNGFDLHHKLPTKYQDFLEIMLKIEAIKEKENYCFDDLFTDIKQKEDLEKFFKIENLKFKKEHILSLKESLKNNIWFQYFKEEYMIETWIDFESKIEKAINFAILFIKKTSAELTQNPKTSLPVYYYNIINNSIEAINSLRKLKIILSDNIDSPINTIELRKEFLIYKYNYYININEDAILNHLKQQLDDFKNIFNYYFDLIINSFLENPKSENKACNLLNSIDYYYTFNYTDTFKKLYKNSKIKNNIFNVHGKSFLEKQITTSSEEHSIVLGFNDIDETILNKKFYFPFTKYYQKLKNNTDYKFIKDLDLSNKSSYIYIWGHSLDKSDKDYVDEIFEFLLDKNLSSSYERKLFIIYHDVISKSNMLLNLLSIRGKKDVEHCMRSNKLEFIKSDYQNLNEYFNKHEKAPISMNPGFY from the coding sequence ATGGCTAAAATACTAATAACTGGCAATGGATTTGACTTACACCATAAGCTTCCAACAAAATATCAAGATTTCTTAGAAATCATGTTAAAAATTGAAGCAATAAAAGAAAAAGAAAATTATTGCTTTGATGACTTATTCACAGACATTAAACAAAAAGAAGATTTAGAAAAATTTTTTAAAATTGAAAATCTCAAATTCAAGAAAGAACATATTCTATCACTTAAAGAAAGCTTAAAAAATAACATCTGGTTTCAATATTTTAAAGAAGAATATATGATTGAAACATGGATAGATTTTGAATCTAAAATAGAAAAAGCAATAAATTTTGCTATCCTTTTTATTAAAAAAACTAGTGCTGAACTTACTCAAAATCCTAAAACAAGTTTGCCTGTATATTATTATAATATAATAAACAATAGTATTGAAGCTATAAATAGTTTAAGAAAATTAAAAATAATTTTATCAGATAATATTGATAGTCCAATCAACACTATAGAATTAAGGAAAGAATTTCTAATTTATAAATACAATTATTATATTAACATTAACGAAGATGCTATATTAAATCATTTAAAACAACAATTAGACGATTTTAAAAACATTTTTAATTATTATTTTGACTTAATAATTAATTCATTTTTAGAAAATCCAAAATCAGAAAACAAAGCTTGCAATCTGCTAAATAGTATTGATTACTATTACACATTTAATTATACTGATACTTTTAAGAAATTATATAAAAATTCAAAAATTAAGAATAATATTTTCAATGTACATGGTAAATCTTTCCTTGAAAAGCAGATTACAACATCATCAGAAGAACATTCAATAGTTTTAGGATTTAATGATATTGATGAAACCATACTCAATAAAAAGTTTTATTTTCCTTTTACTAAATACTACCAAAAATTAAAGAACAATACTGATTATAAATTTATTAAAGATTTAGATTTATCTAACAAGTCATCCTATATTTATATTTGGGGACATTCTCTTGATAAATCTGATAAGGACTATGTTGATGAAATTTTTGAATTTTTATTAGATAAAAATTTAAGTTCTAGTTATGAAAGAAAGTTATTTATTATCTATCATGATGTGATTTCAAAATCAAATATGTTGTTAAACTTGTTAAGCATTAGAGGCAAAAAAGATGTTGAACATTGTATGAGAAGTAATAAATTAGAGTTTATAAAATCTGATTACCAAAACTTGAATGAATATTTTAATAAACATGAAAAAGCACCTATTTCTATGAACCCAGGCTTTTATTAA
- the dnaB gene encoding replicative DNA helicase codes for MAQKETLSSLTHGNFAKELSISAGKMPPNAVEFEKLVIGTFLIDKKGLDYSIDLLTPEVFYDPRHQVIFSAILKLYEKNEPVDLMTVIQELKKEEKLGFAGGDHYIIDLTMGVSSSAHIEYHVRVILEKFILRSLINVSANVIDSSYKESTDVFELLDKAEQSFFEITNGTIKKGFDTANSLVKEAIDKIKSLKDKEGLSGIPSGFRDVDKETGGWQSSDLIIIAARPAMGKTAFLLSMARNITVEHNIPMALFSLEMASVQLITRMIASETGISSEKLRKGQMSEEEWQRLFSNVAALENAPLYIDETPALSVFDFRAKCRRLVMQHGVRIIMVDYLQLMTANSGGKGGGNREQEIATISRSLKAIAKELNVPVIALSQLSRTVETRPNKRPQLSDLRESGAIEQDADIVSFIYRPEYYKIDTWEDETPSANQAELIIAKHRNGSIADVRLSFHGSLAKFSDLDVFGSYHSSGFAQQDEPSGFDKLRVSIDPGAAFGLPDNGNISGSAMNDDDDDAEMPF; via the coding sequence ATGGCACAGAAGGAAACATTATCAAGTTTAACACATGGTAATTTCGCGAAGGAACTTTCTATTTCAGCAGGCAAAATGCCGCCTAATGCAGTTGAATTCGAGAAATTGGTTATTGGTACTTTTTTGATTGACAAAAAAGGATTAGATTATTCTATAGATTTATTAACTCCCGAGGTTTTTTACGACCCGAGACATCAAGTAATTTTTTCTGCAATCTTAAAATTGTACGAAAAAAACGAGCCTGTAGACTTAATGACTGTAATCCAAGAGCTCAAAAAAGAAGAAAAACTAGGTTTTGCTGGAGGTGACCATTACATTATTGACCTTACTATGGGCGTTTCTTCGAGCGCTCACATAGAATATCACGTTCGTGTAATTCTAGAAAAATTCATTCTCAGAAGTTTGATTAATGTTTCTGCGAATGTAATTGACAGTTCTTACAAAGAATCTACAGACGTTTTTGAATTGCTAGACAAAGCAGAACAATCGTTTTTCGAAATTACCAATGGAACCATCAAAAAAGGTTTTGACACCGCCAATTCCTTGGTAAAAGAAGCCATTGATAAAATTAAATCCTTAAAAGACAAAGAAGGACTTTCTGGTATTCCATCAGGATTTAGAGATGTAGACAAAGAAACAGGAGGATGGCAAAGTTCTGACTTAATCATCATCGCGGCGCGTCCTGCAATGGGAAAAACCGCTTTCCTACTTTCTATGGCGAGAAACATCACTGTAGAACACAATATTCCGATGGCGCTATTCTCTCTGGAGATGGCATCAGTACAGCTTATCACAAGGATGATTGCCTCAGAAACGGGAATTTCTTCTGAAAAATTGAGAAAAGGACAAATGTCTGAAGAAGAATGGCAAAGACTATTTTCAAACGTTGCCGCTCTTGAAAACGCACCGCTTTATATAGACGAAACACCTGCGCTTTCGGTGTTTGATTTCCGTGCAAAATGCAGAAGATTGGTAATGCAACATGGCGTAAGAATCATCATGGTGGATTATTTACAGTTGATGACCGCAAATTCTGGAGGAAAAGGCGGCGGAAACAGAGAGCAAGAAATTGCAACGATTTCTCGTTCATTAAAGGCGATTGCAAAAGAATTAAACGTTCCTGTTATTGCACTTTCTCAGTTATCCAGAACCGTAGAAACCCGTCCAAATAAGAGACCTCAACTTTCGGATTTGAGAGAATCTGGAGCAATTGAGCAAGATGCAGATATCGTTTCTTTCATCTACAGACCAGAATATTATAAAATTGACACTTGGGAAGACGAAACTCCTTCTGCGAACCAAGCAGAACTTATCATTGCGAAGCACAGAAACGGTTCTATTGCAGATGTAAGATTAAGTTTCCACGGAAGTTTAGCCAAATTCTCAGATTTAGACGTTTTCGGAAGCTATCATTCTTCTGGTTTTGCGCAACAGGATGAACCAAGCGGTTTTGATAAATTGCGAGTTTCAATAGATCCAGGTGCAGCATTTGGCTTACCAGATAACGGAAATATTTCTGGCTCTGCCATGAATGACGATGACGATGATGCTGAAATGCCGTTCTAA
- the rnhA gene encoding ribonuclease HI, protein MKIEIYTDGACSGNPGKGGYGILMRVPEKKYQKTFSEGFRLTTNNRMELLAVIEALEKLKNPEENVHVFTDSKYVADAINQNWIFGWIKKGFKNVKNPDLWQRFIPLFRKHTIEFHWIKGHAGHPENEICDQLAVKASQSSNLKIDAFFENQKEGGLF, encoded by the coding sequence ATGAAAATCGAAATTTACACAGACGGCGCTTGTAGTGGCAATCCTGGAAAAGGTGGCTATGGAATTCTCATGCGTGTTCCTGAAAAAAAATATCAAAAAACTTTTTCCGAAGGTTTCCGTTTGACCACCAATAATAGAATGGAACTTCTCGCGGTGATTGAAGCACTTGAAAAGTTGAAAAATCCCGAAGAAAACGTTCATGTTTTCACTGATTCTAAATATGTAGCCGATGCCATTAACCAAAATTGGATTTTTGGTTGGATAAAAAAAGGGTTTAAAAATGTAAAAAATCCTGATTTGTGGCAAAGATTTATTCCGCTTTTTAGGAAACATACAATAGAATTTCATTGGATAAAAGGTCATGCTGGTCATCCCGAAAATGAAATCTGCGACCAACTCGCAGTAAAAGCTTCTCAATCATCGAATTTAAAAATAGATGCTTTTTTTGAAAATCAAAAAGAGGGCGGATTGTTTTAA